The genomic window ACCGGCAAGGCGGGCAGCGGACCGACCGACCCCGCCCAGGTGGCCGCCGCCCGGCTCAACGCGCAGGCCGCCGCCAAGCAGCTCCAGCCGGTCATCCTGGACCAGCTCGACGCCCTGCTGAAGGAGCGGATCGACCGGCTCGACCGGGACCGCCTGCTGGCCGTCGCCGCCGCCGCGCTCGCCGGCCTGCTGGTCGTCGTCCTGATCGGGGTGCTGATCGGCGCGTACCTGCGGGCCCGCTGGCGCGCGGCCGACGAGCGGCGGGCGCGCGACGACTCGGGCGCGCTGCCGGCGTGGCAGCCGCCGGCCGAGCCCCGTCAACTCCAACCGGTCGGATCGGGCCGGCCCGGCGAACCCGAGCGGTGGGGGCCCTTCGATGCTGCTCGGTAGGCTCCGGATCCGGGGCAAGCTCGCCCTGCTGGTGATCATTCCGCTGCTCAGCATGGTCGGGCTGGCCGTGCCGGTGGTGCTCGACCGGGTGGCCGCCGCCCAGCGGGCCGGCGACATCGCCGCCACCGTCCGGGTCGCCAGCCGGATCGGCAGCCTCGTCCAGGACCTCCAGCAGGAACGGCTGCTCTCGGTCGGCCTGCTGCTCGGCCGGGTGACCCGCACCGAGCTGATCCGGAAGTCGACCGCAGTCGACGACCGGGTCGCCGACCTGCGGGCCGACCGCCTCCCGGACCGGGTCGCCGCCGCCCTCGACGCCGTACGCAAGCTGGCCGACCTGCGCACGGCCGTGCTGACCGGGAAGGCGACGCCGACCCAGATCATGGACGCCTTCGGCCCGGTCGACATGGCGCTGATCGAGGCGTTGCGGCTGCCGTTCCAGGTGGACACCAACACCTCGGCCGGGCGGCAGGTGCTCGCGCTGGACGGGCTGCTCCGCGCCGACGAGGGGCTGGGCGCCTGCGCCACCCTGATCGTGCTGGTGAAGGCGACCGGCGACCCGACGGCGGCCGCCGCCTACATCGCCTGCATGGCCGCGCTCCAGGTGGACAACCTGCGGTTCCGCAGCCTGATCACCGCCGAGCAGTACCAGCTGGCCATGCTGGACGACGCGGCGGTGACGGCCCGGACCACCCCCACCTTCCTCGTCGACAGCGTCAAGGACCCGGTGGCGGCGATCGCCGCGGTGCCGCTGGACGCCCTCTTCCCGTCGGTCCGCTCGATGATCACCCTCGGCCAGTTCGTGGAGAAGAAGATCGTCGCGGACGTCATCGCCGAGACCACCACCGACCAGCGGGACGCGCTCACCGCGGCCTGGCTGGTCGGCGCGGCGGCCACCCTGATCCTGCTGATCGTGGTGCTGCTCAGCATGGCCGTCGCGCGGACCGTGGCCCGGCCGTTGACCCGCCTCACCCGCTCCGCCGACCGGGTTGCCCGGGTCGCCGAGGCCGAGCTGGTCCGGGTGGTCGACGACGAGTCCGAGGCCGGCCAACCGGTCCGGCTCGACCCGATCGAGGTCCGGGGCCGGGACGAGATCGGCGACCTGGCCCGCGCCTTCGAACGGGTGCAGAGCACCGCCGCCCGGCTGGTCGAACGGCAGGTCGCCGGCCGGCGCAACGTGGCGCAGATGTTCGGCCACGTCGGCCGGCGTACGCAGAACCTGGTCGGCCGGCAGATCGCGCTGATCGACCGGTTGGAACGGCAGGAGACCGACCCGGGGCGGCTGGAGCACCTGTACCGGCTCGACCACATCTCCAGCCGGCTGCGCCGCAACGCCGGCAGCCTGGTCGTGCTCTCCGGCGCGGGCGGCACCGACGGGCACGTGGCGCCGGTGCAGCTCGCCGACGTGGTCCGCCTGGCGCTCGGCGAGATCGAGGACTACACCCGGGTCGACGTGCAGGTCCCGCCGGGGGTGTCGGCGGCGCCCGCCACCGTCGGCGACCTGGTGCTCGCGCTGGCCGAGCTGATGGAGAACGCCACCGCCTTCTCCCCGCCGCACACCCGGGTGATGGTGGGCGGCGAGCTGACCGACGGCGGGGCGCGGCTGACCGTGGTGGACCGGGGCATTGGCTTGACCGAGGAGCGGCTCGCCGAGGAGAACGCCCGGCTCACCCGGCGGGAACGGCTCGACCTGGCCCCGACCGAGGTGCTCGGGCTCTTCGTGGTCGGCCGGCTGGCCCGCCGGCACGGCTGGACGGTGGACCTCGCCCCGACCGCGGGGGGCGGGGTGACCGCCCGGCTGGAGATCCCCGCCGCGCTGCTGGTGGTCCGGCGGCCCGAGCGGGCCGGCGTCACGGTGGCCCGCGCCACCGTTCCGTCCCGGGACCGGCGGGGGCTCGGCGCGCTCACCCGCCCGGGTCGCGCGCTCATCGCCGCCCCGGTCCCGCCGGCCGTCGAGGACCAGCCGGGCTTCGATTCGGTGCTGCTCAGCCGGGCCACCCGCAGCCTGGAGACCGCGGAGTCGTGGAACGCCTTCGGCGCCGCCCCCGAGGTGGCCGCCGGAGCGCCGGCCGCGCCGCCCACCCCCGCCGGCCCGGCCCCCGTCGCGACGCCACCCGTCGCGACGCCGCCCGTCGCGACGCCGCCCGCCGGGCCGGTTCCGGCCGTGCCGCCGCCGGCCTACCCGGTGGACGCCCCGGTCGCCGGCGCGGCGTCCGGCGGCCGGCCGGTGATCCGCCAGCGGGTGCCCGGCGCCAGCCTGCCGCGGACCGTCCCGGTGGCCGGGCCGGTCGACGCCTCCCGCGCCGACCCGTCCGCCGTCCGCGCCCTGGTGGAGGACTTCCAGGCCGGGGTACGCCGCGCCGAGCGGACCGCCGCCCCGGTCGAGCCCACCCCTGACCGGCCCCGGCTGAGCCGACGGGTGCCCGGGGCGAACCTGGCCGTCGCCCCGCCCCAGGCGCCGGTCACCAGCCAGCACCCCGGAGACCCGGCCGAGGTCCGCAACCTCATCACCGAGTTCGAGGCGGGCGTCGCCCGCGCGCTGCGCGAAGTCGGTCCAGACCACCACCGCCACGAAGAGGGATCATCACGGTGACCAGTCCCTTCCTGCACGACAACGTCGACCACCAGCACACCGGGGAACTCAGCCCGGAGGCCCGCACCTTCAACTGGCTCCTCGACTCGTTCACCTCCAGCACGGCCGGCGTGATGGAGGCGATCGCGGTCTCCTCGGACGGGCTGCTGATGGCGATGTCCTCCATCAAGGACCGATCCAACGCCGAGCGACTCGCCGCCGTGGTCTCCGGGATGACCAGCCTGGCCGGGGGCGCGGCCAGCTGGTACGCGCTCGGCGGCTTGAACCGGGTGATCGTCGACATGGCCGAGGGCTACCTGCTGATCAGCGCGATCAGCAGCGGCTCGGTGCTCGGCGTGGTCGCCGACCGGTCGGCCAACCTCGGCACGGTGGCGTACGAGATGACCCTCTTCGCCGGCCGGGCCGGCGGCGCCCTGAGCCCGCGACTCATCGCCGAGCTGAAGAACGCCGTACAGCAATGACCCTGGAGGTGGCCGGCGAGGAACCGGACCCGGAACCTGGCGTCTGGATCCGTCCCTACCTGCGGTCGCCCTCCCCGGCCGGCGAGCCGGCGCCCGCGGCCCCGCCCCACCCCGCCGACGAGGCCGAACGGGACCCCGGACAGCCGAGCGGCCCGCGTCCGTTCGTGCTGACCGCCGGGCGGGTGGCCGGCGCCGACCCGGCGATCGGGCTGGAGACCCAGGTGACCGCCCGGCCGGAGAGCGGGTCGTGGGCGGTGTCGTCTCGGCTCGCCCCGGAACTCCAGGCCATCGTGGCGCTCTGCGCCGACCCGATCTCGGTCGCGGAGATCTCCGCCCGGACGCGGATGCACTTCGGCGTGACCCGGGTGCTGGTCGGTGACCTGCGGGCCGCCGGCCACCTCGACGTGCACGCGGGCGCCGCCGAAGCCCTTGACCCCGACATCGTCCTGCGAGTGATTGATGGACTCCGTGCGA from Micromonospora kangleipakensis includes these protein-coding regions:
- a CDS encoding nitrate- and nitrite sensing domain-containing protein, which codes for MLLGRLRIRGKLALLVIIPLLSMVGLAVPVVLDRVAAAQRAGDIAATVRVASRIGSLVQDLQQERLLSVGLLLGRVTRTELIRKSTAVDDRVADLRADRLPDRVAAALDAVRKLADLRTAVLTGKATPTQIMDAFGPVDMALIEALRLPFQVDTNTSAGRQVLALDGLLRADEGLGACATLIVLVKATGDPTAAAAYIACMAALQVDNLRFRSLITAEQYQLAMLDDAAVTARTTPTFLVDSVKDPVAAIAAVPLDALFPSVRSMITLGQFVEKKIVADVIAETTTDQRDALTAAWLVGAAATLILLIVVLLSMAVARTVARPLTRLTRSADRVARVAEAELVRVVDDESEAGQPVRLDPIEVRGRDEIGDLARAFERVQSTAARLVERQVAGRRNVAQMFGHVGRRTQNLVGRQIALIDRLERQETDPGRLEHLYRLDHISSRLRRNAGSLVVLSGAGGTDGHVAPVQLADVVRLALGEIEDYTRVDVQVPPGVSAAPATVGDLVLALAELMENATAFSPPHTRVMVGGELTDGGARLTVVDRGIGLTEERLAEENARLTRRERLDLAPTEVLGLFVVGRLARRHGWTVDLAPTAGGGVTARLEIPAALLVVRRPERAGVTVARATVPSRDRRGLGALTRPGRALIAAPVPPAVEDQPGFDSVLLSRATRSLETAESWNAFGAAPEVAAGAPAAPPTPAGPAPVATPPVATPPVATPPAGPVPAVPPPAYPVDAPVAGAASGGRPVIRQRVPGASLPRTVPVAGPVDASRADPSAVRALVEDFQAGVRRAERTAAPVEPTPDRPRLSRRVPGANLAVAPPQAPVTSQHPGDPAEVRNLITEFEAGVARALREVGPDHHRHEEGSSR
- a CDS encoding roadblock/LC7 domain-containing protein produces the protein MTSPFLHDNVDHQHTGELSPEARTFNWLLDSFTSSTAGVMEAIAVSSDGLLMAMSSIKDRSNAERLAAVVSGMTSLAGGAASWYALGGLNRVIVDMAEGYLLISAISSGSVLGVVADRSANLGTVAYEMTLFAGRAGGALSPRLIAELKNAVQQ
- a CDS encoding DUF742 domain-containing protein, producing MTLEVAGEEPDPEPGVWIRPYLRSPSPAGEPAPAAPPHPADEAERDPGQPSGPRPFVLTAGRVAGADPAIGLETQVTARPESGSWAVSSRLAPELQAIVALCADPISVAEISARTRMHFGVTRVLVGDLRAAGHLDVHAGAAEALDPDIVLRVIDGLRAIS